The proteins below are encoded in one region of Engraulis encrasicolus isolate BLACKSEA-1 chromosome 1, IST_EnEncr_1.0, whole genome shotgun sequence:
- the serhl gene encoding serine hydrolase-like protein produces MIPALNGARQLATGMKRAATEFRLPVPWGELRGQVWGPEEGRPVLCMHGWADNSGSFNPLIPLLPQDWRCVAVDMAGHGLSSPRPPGVLYTFPAYVNDVRRVVEALQWKRFSILGHSMGGNVGGMFSALFPEMVESLVLLDSFGFLPTNTKELPSIMRRGMEEMIRLEKSEREGRKERVYTYDHAKQRLLEVNPKLTDESANHLLERGLREVEGGFVFTRDIRVNFKNVTRISLEQSLELQSRIQARILLLMADAGLNRVFQLPEECSDALMNGYQKNKNLKMVTVAGDHHVHMNQPEAVATIITEFLQPAPDNTAKL; encoded by the exons ATGATTCCAGCCTTGAACGGTGCCAGACAACTCGCCACAGGCATGAAACGTGCCG CCACAGAGTTCCGGTTGCCGGTGCCCTGGGGCGAGCTGAGGGGCCAGGTGTGGGGCCCTGAGGAGGGGCGTCCAGTGTTATGCATGCACGGATGGGCAGACAACTCGGGCTCCTTCAACCCATTGATACCGCTGCTGCCACAAG ATTGGCGGTGTGTGGCTGTGGACATGGCGGGCCATGGTCTCTCCTCCCCCAGGCCTCCTGGAGTCCTCTACACCTTCCCTGCATACGTCAACGACGTCAGGAGAGTCGTGGAAG CGCTTCAGTGGAAGAGGTTCTCCATACTTGGCCACAGCATGG GGGGAAATGTGGGTGGAATG tTCAGCGCCCTCTTTCCTGAGATGGTGGAGTCCCTGGTGCTTCTAGACTCATTTGGATTCCTGCCCACAAACACG aAAGAGTTGCCCAGTATCATGAGGAGGGGTATGGAGGAGATGATCAGGCTGGAGAAGAGTGAGCGAGAGGGCAGGAAGGAGAGAGTTTACACCTATGACCACGCCAAGCAGAG GCTACTGGAAGTCAACCCCAAACTAACAGACGAGTCAGCTAACCACCTTCTGGAGAGAGGACTGAGGGAGGTGGAAGGAG GTTTTGTGTTTACCAGGGACATCAGAGTCAACTTT aaaaaTGTAACCCGTATTAGTCTGGAGCAGAGTCTAGAGCTGCAGTCCAGGATCCAGGCCAGAATACTACTGCTGAT GGCTGATGCAGGCCTGAATAGAGTCTTCCAGCTTCCTGAGGAATGCTCAGACGCCCTTATGAATGGCTACCAGAAA aaTAAGAACCTGAAGATGGTGACAGTGGCGGGTGACCACCACGTCCACATGAACCAGCCAGAGGCCGTAGCCACCATCATCACCGAATTCCTGCAGCCAGCCCCCGACAACACAGCCAAgttataa